Within the Oncorhynchus mykiss isolate Arlee chromosome 4, USDA_OmykA_1.1, whole genome shotgun sequence genome, the region TCTACATTTCTTTCTTGCAGGTTTAGCTTCACAGGATGGACCTCAGAGTGACAAGCGTTCTCCTCCTCCTGGTGGCCTTGGCCGTGGCAACACCAGAGAGATACTACCATGTACAGAAAGTAGCCAAGCAGCAGCAGCATTATCCTACCAAGAGCCATGTCCAAAGTAAGTCTCAACGTATTCATGTCTATTTGCACGCTAATGCTCCGAAGATAATTCTGTATCAGCTTTAAGGTACATTCTCTTGGTGAAAGGTTTATGGAAGGTTTAATTCATTACAATTCTAGACTGTACTGGAGGTTTGTCATTAGGGCCAGGAGGTTTTCTTGGCCACCTAATAGCCGTCAGTGCCAAAAGGAAAATACTGGGTGCAAGTGCACCCCAAATGTCAAACTGGAAGATACTTGGCTGTTTTGAATTCCATATAGCTTTAACAAATGTAATTAAGCACAGcatggtaatatatatatatatatggacaaataaacatatcaaaataaaaaaaagtgatgTAAAACAGCAAAATATGCAGCAtcatttttcatttaaaaaaacttttGTTTACAGTGGAAGTTAATTGCTACCAAAACACTCACAGATGTAGAGTATTACATCTCGACATACTTACCTTATGAAACAGGATTGATAGTGCATTATCCTTTACAGGGGAACAAGTCAATTAAACAGACTTATTGATGCATTCTGAGGCAATGTCTCAGTCCAAATTGTTGAGGGTTTTCACCTGCCCATAGATGTCGTGACAAATTGGAAACCGTGGACCAATGCATCCTTCCACAGCTCCCAAGAGAGGACACAGTCATTCATCATCAGAAAGTGGATAATAAAAATATGATTACAGTAGTTAAGATAATAACCATTCTCCTGCAACAACGCTGACAGTCAGATCACAGAGGTTCTGTAGCAGTGAGAGCCAGGGGCAATTATCGCTTCTGTACGCCTCATAAAAAGAGCACCCAACGCACCAGTTAAATGTCGCTAGCTTCCAGATTCCATGTCACTCTTGACAAATATTGAAATATCCTAACAAGATATCCTACTATCCTCTCTTCAGGAGAAAGCTCAGAAGACAGCGGGGGAAAAAGTATAGAGAGTAAGAGAGTGGGGCTTGACAAAACGGCAGAGATGGGACCATTCGGTCAAGAATACGGTCCGGAGACGAGGGTTGTCGCTCAACCAGACTACGTCACTCAGTAGCTTTGCTTAAGATGtttcaatgtattttttaaatgtattattatggCCGGTGTCCTCTGACAGAAATACAAAACTTTCCCACACGTCAACAATGCAAACAGATGTTACCACGTTGCACTGGGCACACCCAAACAAACTGCTTTGTAGTGCTTAAATTGTCCCAGACACGTCTCAATACAAATGCCCTACAGTAGAGTAGACACAAATGCAAATCATCTTAAATATGCTGTAAGACTTTAAAAAGTGCCATCCTCAGGATGTATAATGTGAGAGCCATGGCATGGCCTATATATAGAACGGTATGGTTTGAGGCTGGCAATAGACATAGGATCTAGGCCTAACTAGACAAGTCAAGGTTGAACAGCTGGCTATGCCACAGTGTTGTCACCTTCCAGTTTCTGAGGTTTGACTTGGCTGCCAAACTGTCCAGTTTTGGCACTTTCTGTTTTTCCTCAGGTTTCAAACCTACTCCTCAGTGGCTTTCAAATTACAGCCCTGTCTGGCCATTTTGTTCTCAAAGTGCTATTCCAAAACAGGAAAAGGCAAACACTTTATGTGCTTTTCTACAAATCATCAGTCAATTAAACTTCAGTCACTTTAGCTAAATGTTTCCTACTGACTTCTGTAGTAGTACCTTACACCATGGCACTACTATACCACACATTACTTGAGCAGCAACAGCCTTGCCAATAAATTATAAAATCACTTTTAATAATACAATTAATACATGAATTGATAAAAACTGTTAATAATTGCTAGTGCCTTGAAGTTTTATATCTAAAAGGAAACTCTGTTTCAAAGGTCACTGTCCCTTTAGCAGCGTCAGTCAAAAGGGGGCAGGGTCATCAACTCGGTGATGCAGCCAAGCTACAGCATAAGGCAAATACTGACCACTATGGACTGAATTCTGATATCTGAACAGTGGTAAAATGCCACAGACTTAACACAAATAGCTCAAGCGAACACATTAATGGTTATACAAAATGTTAGGCATAATATGCAACAAACAACATGGCTTCGGGAAAGTTATTTATATAGGCAGAGGCGTGGAGGTATTGTGGGCTAACCGCTCAAAGACACAGGGATAAAAGTATCCCTTCAGAATTTCACGACCTAGGCCAGAGTTCGAGGCGATGCACATACGTCAACTGGAGGACCACGAACCATAATCACGCACTACAGACAACTTGTGAAATTAAAGGGTTCAACATAGCGTGGGCAAATGAAACTAAAATAACtggctacagtagtctaatgtggTCTCAATATGCTGAGAACTGTACAAGGACCCCAGTGTTTATATGAACATATTCTCAGACCACTGGTGCTGTCAAAATGACCGTGGGAAAAGCAGTCAGTGCCCGCAAACTCCCTCCATAATCACAGAGCCTACATCCCCTCGGTTGTTTAAATCTCATTGTGGTGTTTTAGAGTGGAATACCAAAGCAGAGGTAACTCAAGGAACCAATTGACAAGCCgagttgtccccccccccctcccccgatgCTATATGTTTGCAACAGGACTCAATAGGACACAACAACCATGACTGGATCAATAGGTGTAACAACTGGTGCATGGCAGAGTTGTTCATCCACACCCATACAAATAGGGTGCTGATATCAGAGTCATCAGCTTTTCAAAACATCTAAGATCCATTTGGGGCATCACCGAGAAAACGTCAATATATCTTTCCATTCAAATTCAAAATGAAATAGACAAACGTTTCAGATGCACCCCAAATGAAAACAGGACTACATGAATACTCTGTTAACAGATAAcggacttggataaattcatttTGACTGAAACCTAATGATCTACTCTGGAAAAACTGACAAACTAATGAAGTGAAAAAAGATATCCTAAAATCTAAACCAATTACAGTTAACTGCAGTTGTTACCTGCATCTTAGGTAATTACGCTTATCCATTTCCACAGCTGTTTCAGGTGAGCCAGGTATTCCCGGATCCCCTGGTGAGCCAGGACCTATGGGCCCCCCTGGGCCTCCCGGCAATAACGGCGTGGGACATCCTGGACAACAGGGCCCACCCGGGGCCCCCGGACCCGCTGGCTACTCCGCAGCTGGCAAGCCTGGCAGTCCAGGTGGTCCTGGGAAACCAGGTAGTAATGGAATGCCCGGTGAGAAGGGCCATACTGGCGCACCTGGAGCCATGGGTCCAAGAGGATCACCCGGTTCCGCTGGAAGCCCAGGACCTGCTGGATACTCTTCTGCTGGCAAACCTGGCCCACACGGTCTGCCCGGAGGCATGGGGCCAAGGGGTGAGAGTGGACTTAAAGGGCATCCAGGTATCCCTGGTCTGCAAGGacaaaagggagagaggggagttggTATTCCTGGGGCACCAGGTGCAAACGGCCAAGTGGGCCCAATGGGACCCTCTGGTATGCCAGGGCAACCCGGGGTTGGTAAGTCTGGTGCCACTGGATACCCTGGGGAGCCTGGGAAGTCAGGTACTCCAGGTAGGGATGGAGCTCCAGGAGCTATGGGTCAGCCAGGGCCAAAGGGCCACAATGGAAACCCTGGGGTAGGAGCACCAGGAAAATCAGGTGAGAATGGCAGTCCAGGTATGCCTGGAAATATGGGACCTAAAGGTCCCCAGGGACATGCCGGACAACCAGGTGCACCTGGCATACCAGGAGTTGGTAAACCAGGAGCTAATGGCATGCCAGGTGACAGAGGATCTCCTGGTACATCAGGAACCACCGGTCAGAAAGGAGAGCCAGGGCCAACAGGTTACACTGGGGCAACAGGTGCTACTGGCCTTATGGGTCCAGCTGGGCCACAGGGTGCTAGAGGATTTCAGGGagaaccaggtgtgcagggatcTAAAGGAGATGTCGGCATGCTGGGAGCTCCAGGGGCAAAGGGAACCAAGGGggatcagggacatcagggttacGCAGGGAAGGCAGGTATCCCCGGGGCAGCAGGTCCTCCTGGTGCAACCGGCGCTACAGGACATCAGGGTAACAAGGGTGCTCAGGGCCATGCTGGCTCTCCTGGTCAGCCAGGTTCAAATGGGCTTGCAGGAGCAAAGGGACACCCAGGCACACCTGGAGGCCCAGGGAAACCAGGCGAGAGCGGCATCCCAGGGACAAGAGGACCAGTGGGGCCTTCAGGTCCAGCAGGTCAAGCAGGTCTTAGGGGTCACGCAGGTCTTCCCGGCGCACCCGGCCCAGCTGGCCAGATGGCCAAGGGAATGTCTGGTCCTATGGGTCCACCTGGAGCTCCTGGTTCCAGAGGTAACGATGGTAACCCAGGTGCTATGGGACCTCCTGGCCCACCTGGTCCCCCTGGTGAGATGGTCTACCATCACGAGAAGAGCATGCCCATCAAGTCCCATGAGATTATGATGCCTCATGAGATGATGAAGGCCCCTATGTCCGCCTTTAGCGCGGTTCTGACGGTGGCTTACCCATCAGCGGGTTCACCCGTTCCATTCAACCAGATTATTTACAATGGGGAGCAGCACTATGACCCCCAGACTGGCATCTTCTCCTGCCAGGTACCAGGTCTCTACTACTTCTCCTACCATATGCATGTTAACGGTGCTAATGCATTGGTGGCACTGTACAAAAATGGTGAGCCAATCATGTTCTCATACGATGAGTACAACAAGGGCTTCTTGGATCAGTTGTCTGGCAGCACTGTACTTATGCTGAATGCCCATGACCAAGTCTACATTCAGGTCCCTGATGAGGAGACCAATGGTGTCTTCGCTGCCGACAATGTTCACTGCTCTTTCTCTGGGTTCCTGATTGCCTCAACGTGATACAATCACTAATAACAGCTTAAAAGAAACTACCTAAAGAAATAGTTCAGTTTGTAACTTCCATCGAGATTGGGttgtcattgtagaataaaagatTGACGTAATATTCTACAAGTTCATGTGTCATTGAAAAGGCTGAAAAGGCAAGAGCAGCAATTCTCTCAAGTATTCTATTAAGAAGGGCTTTCGGTTCATGGAGGCATTTAAATTAAATGAGAAGAAGAATATAATTTAGGAATTCAATTGTTTGTCATCACTATTCCCTTTCCCAGTATATGCACAAGTATTCAGCAAACAATGATCAAGGAATACAAACCAGTCtgaataattcacaaaatggtgCTCTTTGACTGCCTGTAACATTTACAgcagatttttgttgttgttttcaaagTCTTTAATAAATATCTTGTAATACACATGCAAAGGAAATCATGCTTGTTTTTTTAAGGCAATGTTGTAAGTCAGATCGCAACACCTTTAACAAACCGGCCGTGTGATATTGCAACACACAAGATGAAAAACGGTCACAAAAAAAGTATTATGTCAAAAACAACTCTATGCCTGAGGATGCGTTATGCTATGTTCAACATACTGATCAAAGTAAAAGAATAAAGTCTCATTTCTGAAACTGACGCCGTTGTCTTTTCTTTTTGTGTCAGTATACGAAACTGAAAACCTTGTTTTGAGTTAGACTATTTCAGCCCACTGATATGGTGAAATAGTGATTTCTGATATGGTCCTCTGTTTCAACAACTGAAAGTGATTTGATTATTGCATAAGTAATAAGCATACCTTTGAATGCAGATGTGTTGTAATTGTGGTCGATGGCAGCAACAATGTCTTTCCAGAAGTCTGAATTCACCTCGTTCCCACGCTGTTGACAAAAACAAAATCATGTTCTTGCAAGGAGATACAATTTGGAAAAGAAAAAAGTGTAAACATATTCATTATCTACTCActtaaaaacatttacatttttacctTACGCAACATATCCACAACCCTTCCACAGAGAAGAGCCCCGGGAAGATCAAAATAGTTGTCATAAAAATAGTACTTTGCTGCAGAGAATAAAACAGAACATATTTATTGCAAGAAACAATCCAATCAATAATCACTCTTTAGtcttttacatatatatataaaaaaaatgaaactGCATTGCAAAAATAAAGCAAAAACTGCTTTCACAATTTGGATGGGACACAGAGATTCAAGATTACAGACTTACTCGATTTCGTAAATGAGGTATTAAGGCTATCAAAGTTCTTCCATTCCCTTTTTGAACCATAATGTTTAATGATCTCCTCTGTGCTGAGGTTATTGGTCCCATGGGTTGCTCTGATGAAAACAGGTTTAAAAATCAGGGGTTTTAATTCATTTGCGGTGTAAAGAGGAGTAACAAAAAGGCATGCCCAAATATTGTACATTGATACAAACACTTAAAAACAGGcattcccccccctcccccccccccacccccatatCAATATAAAAAGGAACCCAATATCAGAGCGTGTAGTTAACTGTATCATTTACTGTTACCCTACCGTAAAACGGTTCCATCTTCAGCCAACTTAACCAAGTTTCCATCCTCAAGGTCTACCACTAAGCCTTTGAAACTGGACATACAGAACACACATTTCATAGTGGTCACTGGCAAAGAACAAGCGTGTTGATCAATGTCCTATGCTAAGCAATAACAATAAGAATCTGTAAGCGATATTCCCCAGAGCACCATGCATTCATCCAATGCCTTTCATTTTTTTTAAGTGCCCTTTATCTAACCTGAAAATGGGGTAGTCATTCACAGTAGTGGAATGATGCATGCAGGTAGTCTGAATCTACAATGGCACACCACAGTCATGAATGATTACAGCCtattgaacaatgtgttttctgcagtcattctgctgctgctgcttgtgACTCACCAGAAATCCCAGGAAGCAGGGGTCAATATAAGAAGGTCCTTGTCATAGTCTTTATGCTCTACCAGATACCTGGTAAAGCTCTCATAGATCAGCTGCAAAGAAGCACAAATATATAGGGTCTCACTTGCATTCTATTCTATCCACAGGTGGGGTGAACATTCAGTGACACTGAACCTTTATGTTTGTACAATACATAAACACTGTGCTGGAAAGACAACTACCGTGATGGAGCTGGCATACAGCTGGCAGTCAGATGTCACACAGACTCAGCTGTGACTCTGGCTGGACTGCTGGCTAATTTGTTGTTGCATATTGCTTATAAATCAAATGTACGCATGCTATAAACACATACTATACAGTGTTGTTAGGTAGGTAGCTAGACGTTGCATTGTAACAATGTTTTGGGCGGGCGCATGCATCGCAACTGCAATGTTTACCATATTAACACCATGTAGCTAGGATGTATGTATTCTATTCCATTCGTTCCATCATACATTGTGAGTATTAGCTATTGATCAAATGCAGCGAGCCATGAACGACTAACTTAACACTGCCAGCTGGAAATGATGGTTTATGTTGAATGCAAGCGTTAGTATACTTAGTAGCTAGCCAGCCGGCTAGCTATTGTTACAGTATCATATTGTCAGAAATCACAAGGACAGCCCGTGAGCTATAAATAAACTCACCCTAGAGGTCTCCTTCAAATGGTACCGACAGAGAGTGTGGTCCAAATCAAAACCAATTACATCACAATCTGAAAGGGAAAAATATTCGCTCATTTTAACGAGGGCCCTAGAAACAATCGAAACCAAGGATATTGTACTGTTGGCTACACACGCCTGCACACTGTATCTGTCAATGTCGAATCTGTACCCTCCAATATATTTGTTCCTACGGCAACACGTGGGTTGCTGTTACAAGGGGATGCTTTACAGAATGTCTCCAATAACCAGGCACTGTCGTACACATTTAGTAAATCAAGGTCTACGaattgttcattcattgtttgaCATTCCGCATCAACCGCAATAGTGATATAAGGTGGAGGTGCGCAGAACGTGCACAAAAGGTTTGTGCCCGAAGCTTCCGGTCAGGGTGTACCGTAGTACGTCAAATAATTGTGCATAGGTATTCGAAGAGCGGGGCTTTTCTAACAGGGTCCACACATATCCTAGATAATTTCAAGTTCTCAAAAAGTTGTAGCCTTAATTATTTATGCTAGTTAATTAACTAAACTTAAAGCCTAACATTTTGCCCACACATATGGATAGGCCTAGCCCAAGAATCTActcttaaagctagaatccttagttgcttaAACAATGTTTGTAaataat harbors:
- the LOC110522131 gene encoding collagen alpha-1(X) chain, coding for MDLRVTSVLLLLVALAVATPERYYHVQKVAKQQQHYPTKSHVQTVSGEPGIPGSPGEPGPMGPPGPPGNNGVGHPGQQGPPGAPGPAGYSAAGKPGSPGGPGKPGSNGMPGEKGHTGAPGAMGPRGSPGSAGSPGPAGYSSAGKPGPHGLPGGMGPRGESGLKGHPGIPGLQGQKGERGVGIPGAPGANGQVGPMGPSGMPGQPGVGKSGATGYPGEPGKSGTPGRDGAPGAMGQPGPKGHNGNPGVGAPGKSGENGSPGMPGNMGPKGPQGHAGQPGAPGIPGVGKPGANGMPGDRGSPGTSGTTGQKGEPGPTGYTGATGATGLMGPAGPQGARGFQGEPGVQGSKGDVGMLGAPGAKGTKGDQGHQGYAGKAGIPGAAGPPGATGATGHQGNKGAQGHAGSPGQPGSNGLAGAKGHPGTPGGPGKPGESGIPGTRGPVGPSGPAGQAGLRGHAGLPGAPGPAGQMAKGMSGPMGPPGAPGSRGNDGNPGAMGPPGPPGPPGEMVYHHEKSMPIKSHEIMMPHEMMKAPMSAFSAVLTVAYPSAGSPVPFNQIIYNGEQHYDPQTGIFSCQVPGLYYFSYHMHVNGANALVALYKNGEPIMFSYDEYNKGFLDQLSGSTVLMLNAHDQVYIQVPDEETNGVFAADNVHCSFSGFLIAST